One window from the genome of Streptomyces sp. WZ-12 encodes:
- a CDS encoding ABC transporter substrate-binding protein: MSAARPTPVPRRPYRGPRTALVALVVLAGLASCIGGPSLEHRGAITAEPGDSHELSIGSAGFTESELLAQMYATLLQQAGYRTHLLTVGNRELYEPALEAGQIDVVPEYAATFADWLNAKEHGPEAAPVASPDLDVTMAALRRLAAPRGLTVLPPGRAVDQNAFAVRASYAAEHRLRTLSDLGRAKLPVRLAAGDECVQRPFCAPGLRKTYGIDITAVDPKGVGTTPSKQAVQNGQDQMVLTTSTDATLDQFGLVVLADDRKLQNADYIVPVVNRARAGGARPAAALNRLNTVLTTEDLARLNEQVDSWRRLPAEVAHNYLMEKGLLRKG, from the coding sequence GTGAGCGCGGCCCGCCCGACGCCGGTCCCGCGCCGCCCGTACCGCGGCCCGCGGACCGCGTTGGTGGCCCTGGTCGTGTTGGCCGGGCTGGCCTCCTGCATCGGTGGGCCGTCGCTGGAGCACCGTGGGGCGATCACCGCGGAGCCCGGCGACAGTCACGAACTGTCCATCGGCTCGGCCGGCTTCACCGAGAGCGAGCTGCTCGCCCAGATGTACGCGACGCTGCTCCAGCAGGCCGGCTACCGCACCCACTTGCTCACCGTCGGCAACCGCGAGCTGTACGAACCGGCGCTGGAGGCCGGCCAGATCGACGTCGTCCCCGAATACGCCGCCACCTTCGCGGACTGGCTCAACGCCAAGGAGCACGGGCCCGAGGCGGCTCCGGTCGCCTCCCCCGACCTGGACGTCACCATGGCCGCGCTGCGCCGGCTCGCCGCGCCGCGCGGTCTGACCGTGCTCCCGCCGGGCCGCGCCGTCGACCAGAACGCCTTCGCGGTACGCGCCTCCTACGCCGCCGAGCACCGCCTCCGCACCCTCAGTGACCTGGGTCGCGCCAAGCTGCCGGTGCGGCTGGCGGCCGGTGACGAGTGCGTCCAACGTCCCTTCTGTGCCCCCGGGTTGCGGAAGACCTACGGCATCGACATCACCGCCGTGGATCCGAAGGGGGTCGGCACCACACCGTCGAAACAGGCCGTGCAGAACGGTCAGGACCAGATGGTGCTGACCACCAGCACGGACGCCACCCTCGACCAGTTCGGACTCGTCGTCCTCGCCGACGACCGGAAGCTCCAGAACGCCGACTACATCGTCCCCGTCGTCAACCGCGCGCGGGCCGGCGGCGCCCGCCCGGCCGCCGCGCTGAACCGCCTCAACACGGTGCTGACCACCGAGGATCTGGCTCGGCTCAACGAACAGGTCGATAGCTGGCGCCGACTCCCCGCCGAAGTCGCCCACAACTACCTCATGGAAAAGGGGCTGTTGAGGAAAGGCTGA
- a CDS encoding betaine/proline/choline family ABC transporter ATP-binding protein (Members of the family are the ATP-binding subunit of ABC transporters for substrates such as betaine, L-proline or other amino acids, choline, carnitine, etc. The substrate specificity is best determined from the substrate-binding subunit, rather than this subunit, as it interacts with the permease subunit and not with substrate directly.) yields the protein MIRFESVTKRYPDGTTAVDDLSFEVGKGELVTLVGPSGCGKTTTMMMVNRLIDPTEGRILVDGADVSGVDPVRLRRRIGYVIQQTGLFPHRTVLDNTATVPVLTGWKRAKARERAAELLDLVGLDPAVYGPRYPDQLSGGQRQRVGVARALAADPPVLLMDEPFGAVDPVVRDRLQKEFLRLQADMHKTVLLVTHDIEEAIRLGDRIAVYGAGRIEQFDTPARVLGAPATPYVAEFVGADRALKQLSVTSIDRDDLERPPFARLAEPAAEAVTRLRGEDARWAVVLDADGALHGWVGTERLAGAGGTVADHARRMEAWIPVTGTLKDAFSEMLKHDAGWIAVLDGPRLVGVLTPTTLHEALRRTIAPEVRGVSRGRPEVDSVPTE from the coding sequence ATGATCCGGTTCGAGTCGGTCACCAAGCGCTATCCCGACGGGACGACGGCCGTCGACGACCTCTCCTTCGAGGTCGGCAAGGGCGAGTTGGTCACGCTGGTCGGTCCGTCCGGGTGCGGGAAGACGACGACCATGATGATGGTGAACCGGCTCATCGACCCCACCGAGGGCCGGATCCTCGTCGACGGTGCGGACGTCTCCGGAGTCGACCCCGTGCGGCTCCGCCGCCGGATCGGCTACGTCATCCAACAGACCGGCCTCTTTCCGCACCGGACCGTCCTCGACAACACCGCGACGGTGCCGGTGCTGACCGGCTGGAAGCGGGCCAAGGCGCGGGAGCGGGCCGCCGAACTCCTGGACCTGGTCGGCCTGGACCCGGCCGTCTACGGACCGCGCTACCCCGACCAGTTGTCCGGCGGGCAGCGCCAACGGGTGGGGGTGGCCCGCGCGCTGGCGGCCGATCCGCCCGTGCTGCTGATGGACGAGCCGTTCGGCGCCGTCGACCCGGTCGTCCGGGACCGCCTCCAGAAGGAGTTCCTGCGGCTCCAGGCCGATATGCACAAGACGGTGCTGCTGGTCACCCACGACATCGAGGAGGCCATCCGGCTCGGCGACCGGATCGCGGTCTACGGTGCCGGCCGGATCGAGCAGTTCGACACCCCGGCGCGGGTGCTCGGCGCGCCCGCGACGCCCTATGTCGCCGAATTCGTGGGCGCGGACCGGGCGTTGAAGCAGCTCTCGGTGACCTCCATCGACCGCGACGACCTCGAACGACCGCCGTTCGCCCGGCTCGCCGAGCCGGCCGCGGAGGCGGTGACCCGGCTGCGGGGCGAGGACGCCCGCTGGGCGGTGGTGCTGGACGCCGACGGTGCGCTGCACGGCTGGGTGGGCACGGAGCGCCTGGCGGGCGCGGGCGGGACCGTCGCGGACCACGCCCGCCGCATGGAGGCGTGGATCCCGGTGACCGGGACGCTCAAGGACGCGTTCAGCGAGATGCTGAAGCACGACGCCGGGTGGATCGCGGTCCTGGACGGCCCGCGGCTGGTGGGCGTCCTGACCCCGACGACCCTGCACGAGGCGCTGCGCCGCACCATCGCCCCGGAGGTGCGGGGGGTGTCGCGGGGGCGGCCGGAGGTGGATTCCGTCCCGACGGAGTGA
- a CDS encoding NADP-dependent oxidoreductase translates to MRAVAINAFGEDPQLMELPQPEPGPGEVLVRLAAAGLNPIDWKLADGHFGAMQATFPLVLGADGAGEVVAVGSGVRRFTVGDPVFGQFQRPERGGGSYAEFAAAREGDIALAARSVTYATSAAVPTAGMTAYNLVEETRVVEGRRVLIVGATGGVGTFATQIAAGRGAEVIATARPAKAELMRTLGAAETVDHTAGPIADQVLAAHPEGVDVLIDMTSDAKGFVEMTRAVRDGGVAVSLIGAADADVLTEHNLRGFNFVNRPSPQLLEILAGHLDAGRLTVLVGLEVPLEQAPEALAASRTGRAQGKTVLAI, encoded by the coding sequence ATGAGAGCCGTAGCAATCAACGCCTTCGGTGAGGACCCGCAACTGATGGAGCTGCCGCAGCCCGAGCCGGGACCCGGTGAGGTCCTGGTGCGGTTGGCCGCGGCCGGCCTTAACCCGATCGACTGGAAGCTGGCCGACGGCCACTTCGGAGCCATGCAGGCCACCTTTCCTCTGGTGCTGGGCGCGGACGGGGCGGGGGAGGTGGTCGCGGTGGGAAGTGGCGTGCGGCGGTTCACCGTGGGGGATCCGGTGTTCGGCCAGTTCCAGCGGCCCGAGCGGGGCGGCGGTTCCTACGCCGAGTTCGCCGCGGCCCGGGAGGGCGACATCGCGCTGGCCGCCCGCAGCGTGACCTACGCGACCTCGGCGGCCGTGCCGACGGCCGGGATGACCGCGTACAACCTCGTCGAGGAGACCCGGGTCGTTGAGGGACGGCGGGTACTGATCGTCGGTGCGACCGGCGGGGTCGGCACCTTCGCCACCCAGATCGCGGCCGGTCGCGGCGCCGAGGTCATCGCCACCGCCCGCCCCGCCAAGGCGGAGTTGATGCGCACGTTGGGCGCCGCGGAGACCGTCGACCACACGGCGGGCCCGATCGCCGACCAGGTCCTCGCGGCCCACCCGGAAGGGGTGGACGTGCTGATCGACATGACCAGCGACGCCAAGGGCTTCGTCGAGATGACCCGGGCGGTGCGGGACGGCGGGGTGGCGGTCTCGCTGATCGGCGCCGCCGACGCCGATGTCCTCACCGAACACAATCTGCGCGGCTTCAACTTCGTCAACCGCCCCTCCCCCCAACTCCTGGAGATCCTCGCCGGGCACCTCGACGCGGGGCGCCTCACGGTCCTGGTGGGCCTCGAAGTCCCCCTGGAGCAGGCCCCGGAGGCGCTGGCGGCCAGCCGCACCGGGCGGGCGCAGGGGAAGACCGTCCTGGCGATCTGA
- a CDS encoding cation diffusion facilitator family transporter, with translation MTEHAHSGHSHAHSHAHGVSPDADRRWLRAALILLTAYMAIEVVIGFLAQSLALISDAAHMLTDAVSIVLALVAMRLAAKPARGGYTYGLKRAEILSAQANGITLLVLSLWLAYEAVQRLISPPEVTGGLVVITALSGVVVNLICTWFLSKANRSSLNIEGAYQHILTDLFGFIATAISGLIVLTTGFARADAIASLVVVALMLKAGTGLVRESGRIFMEAAPAGIDPDALGDHLVAGEQVVEVHDLHIWQITSGQPALSAHILVAPGGDCHKVRRSLQELLRTEYGITHATLQVDHLGEQDEDELLTLGPGPGPVQPSGSHCDDSHGPVHRPGPHRH, from the coding sequence ATGACCGAGCACGCCCACAGTGGACACAGCCATGCACACAGCCACGCCCACGGGGTCTCCCCCGACGCCGACCGGCGCTGGCTGCGGGCCGCGCTCATCCTGCTGACCGCCTACATGGCGATCGAGGTCGTCATCGGCTTCCTGGCGCAGTCGCTGGCGCTGATCTCGGACGCGGCCCACATGCTCACCGACGCGGTCTCGATCGTGCTGGCCCTGGTCGCGATGCGCCTGGCCGCGAAGCCCGCGCGGGGCGGCTACACCTACGGCCTCAAGCGCGCCGAGATCCTCTCCGCGCAGGCCAACGGCATCACCTTGCTGGTGCTCTCCCTCTGGCTGGCCTACGAGGCGGTCCAGCGGTTGATCTCGCCGCCCGAGGTCACCGGCGGCCTGGTGGTGATCACCGCGCTGTCCGGTGTCGTGGTGAACCTGATCTGCACCTGGTTCCTGTCGAAGGCCAACCGCTCCAGCCTGAACATCGAGGGCGCCTACCAGCACATCCTCACCGACCTGTTCGGCTTCATCGCCACCGCGATCTCCGGCCTGATCGTGCTGACCACGGGCTTCGCCCGGGCCGACGCGATCGCCTCGCTGGTCGTCGTCGCGCTGATGCTGAAGGCCGGCACGGGGCTGGTGCGGGAGTCCGGCCGGATCTTCATGGAGGCCGCCCCGGCCGGGATCGATCCGGACGCGCTGGGCGACCACCTGGTCGCCGGGGAGCAGGTCGTGGAGGTGCACGACCTGCACATCTGGCAGATCACCTCCGGGCAGCCCGCGCTGTCCGCGCACATCCTCGTGGCCCCGGGTGGCGACTGCCACAAGGTCCGCCGCAGCCTCCAGGAGCTGCTGCGCACCGAGTACGGCATCACCCACGCCACCCTCCAGGTCGACCACCTCGGCGAACAGGACGAGGACGAGCTGCTCACCCTGGGCCCCGGGCCCGGCCCCGTGCAGCCCTCCGGCAGCCACTGCGACGACTCCCACGGCCCCGTCCACCGCCCCGGACCGCACCGGCACTGA
- the cbiE gene encoding precorrin-6y C5,15-methyltransferase (decarboxylating) subunit CbiE, whose protein sequence is MTPPLPLSVVGIGADGWDGLAPAARRELGAAEVLIGGARQLALLPDECTGERVAWPSPLRPAVPGLLAAHAGRRVCVLASGDPMFYGIGRTLTEVMAEDPVVRRPLRVVPHPSSVAYACARLGWAVEDTEVVTLVGRPAENLVRALHDGRRVLVLSAGAGTPGEVAALLRARGFGPSRMRVWEQLGGARERLVDGTARAWDAPAGDPLNVIALDCAREPDAPRLPVVPGLPDDAYEHDGQLTKRHIRAATLAALAPAPGELLWDVGGGSGSIAVEWLRAHRSCRAVSVERDAARAARIGRNARALGVPGLQVVHGAAPAALAELPSPDAVFIGGGLTAPGLLDACWEALPPGGRLVANTVTLESEALLTEWYRRHGGELVRLAVAHAVPVGGFTGWRQAMPVTQWSAVKPARPGAMEPGPRGTAVPSRPQDPS, encoded by the coding sequence GTGACTCCCCCGCTTCCGCTCTCCGTCGTTGGTATCGGGGCCGATGGCTGGGACGGGTTGGCGCCGGCCGCGCGGCGGGAGTTGGGTGCGGCCGAGGTACTGATCGGCGGGGCGCGGCAGTTGGCGTTGCTGCCGGATGAGTGCACGGGCGAGCGGGTGGCGTGGCCCTCGCCGCTGCGACCCGCGGTCCCCGGGCTACTCGCCGCGCACGCCGGGCGGCGGGTCTGCGTGCTGGCCAGTGGGGACCCGATGTTCTACGGGATCGGGCGGACCCTGACCGAGGTGATGGCGGAGGACCCCGTGGTACGGCGACCGCTGCGGGTGGTGCCGCATCCGTCGTCGGTGGCGTACGCCTGCGCCAGGTTGGGCTGGGCGGTGGAGGACACCGAGGTCGTCACGCTCGTCGGACGGCCCGCGGAGAACCTGGTGCGGGCGCTGCACGACGGGCGGCGGGTGCTGGTGCTGTCGGCCGGGGCCGGGACGCCCGGCGAGGTCGCGGCGCTGCTGCGGGCGCGGGGCTTCGGCCCGAGCCGGATGCGGGTGTGGGAGCAACTCGGCGGCGCGCGCGAGCGGTTGGTCGACGGCACCGCGCGGGCGTGGGACGCGCCCGCCGGCGATCCGCTCAATGTGATCGCGCTGGACTGTGCGCGGGAGCCGGACGCCCCGCGGCTGCCGGTCGTGCCCGGACTCCCCGACGACGCCTACGAGCACGACGGCCAGTTGACCAAGCGTCACATCCGGGCGGCCACGCTGGCCGCGCTCGCCCCCGCGCCCGGCGAACTCCTCTGGGACGTCGGCGGCGGCTCCGGCTCCATCGCCGTCGAATGGTTGCGCGCGCACCGCAGTTGCCGGGCGGTCAGCGTCGAACGGGACGCGGCACGGGCGGCGCGGATCGGCCGCAACGCGCGGGCGCTCGGCGTCCCGGGCCTTCAGGTGGTGCACGGGGCGGCGCCCGCCGCGCTGGCCGAACTGCCGTCGCCGGACGCGGTGTTCATCGGTGGCGGGCTGACCGCGCCGGGGTTGCTGGACGCCTGCTGGGAGGCGCTGCCCCCGGGCGGCCGGCTGGTCGCGAACACGGTGACGCTGGAGTCCGAGGCGCTGCTGACCGAGTGGTACCGGCGGCACGGCGGCGAGTTGGTGCGGCTCGCGGTCGCCCATGCGGTGCCGGTCGGCGGCTTCACGGGGTGGCGGCAGGCGATGCCGGTCACCCAGTGGTCGGCGGTGAAGCCCGCGCGGCCCGGTGCAATGGAGCCCGGCCCGCGGGGGACCGCCGTGCCGTCCCGCCCCCAGGACCCCTCGTAA
- the cobM gene encoding precorrin-4 C(11)-methyltransferase, protein MTVHFIGAGPGAADLITLRGARTLASCGVCLYAGSLVPRELLAECPPGARLIDTAQLDLDAITAELVRAHEEGHDVARLHSGDPSVFSAVAEQMRRLDAAGVPYEVVPGVPAFAAAAAALKRELTVPTVGQTVILTRVAQRATPMPDGEDLATLGRSGALLVLHLAAMYVDRIVDELLPHYGADCPAAVVAMASRPEELVLRGTLGDIAGQVKAAGVVRTAVIMVGRTLGAEQFRDSHLYSPERERPHTPCGEGA, encoded by the coding sequence ATGACCGTTCACTTCATCGGCGCGGGCCCCGGCGCCGCCGACCTGATCACCCTGCGCGGCGCCCGCACCCTCGCCTCCTGCGGGGTGTGCCTCTACGCGGGGAGCCTGGTGCCGCGCGAACTCCTCGCCGAATGCCCGCCCGGGGCCCGGCTGATCGACACCGCGCAGCTCGATCTGGACGCGATCACCGCGGAGTTGGTCCGCGCGCACGAGGAGGGCCACGACGTCGCCCGGCTGCACTCCGGCGACCCGTCCGTCTTCAGCGCGGTGGCCGAGCAGATGCGCCGGCTGGACGCGGCGGGGGTGCCCTACGAGGTCGTGCCGGGCGTGCCGGCGTTCGCCGCGGCGGCGGCCGCCCTCAAGCGCGAACTGACGGTGCCCACCGTCGGCCAGACCGTCATCCTCACCCGCGTCGCCCAGCGCGCCACGCCCATGCCGGACGGCGAGGACCTGGCGACCCTGGGCCGCAGCGGCGCGCTGCTGGTGCTGCACCTCGCGGCGATGTACGTCGACCGGATCGTGGACGAACTGCTGCCGCACTACGGCGCGGACTGCCCGGCCGCCGTGGTGGCGATGGCCTCCCGGCCCGAGGAGCTCGTCCTGCGCGGCACGCTCGGCGACATCGCCGGGCAGGTGAAGGCCGCCGGGGTGGTCCGGACCGCGGTGATCATGGTCGGCCGCACGCTGGGGGCCGAGCAGTTCCGCGACAGCCACCTCTATTCGCCGGAGCGGGAGCGGCCGCACACGCCGTGCGGCGAGGGCGCCTGA
- a CDS encoding cobalt-precorrin-5B (C(1))-methyltransferase, producing the protein MGETQPKGTGGRSAQLAHTGLRHGWTTGACATAAGTAAYTALLSGEFPDPVTITLPKGQTPAFALAVEELTAAGTGPATAMAGVVKDAGDDPDVTHGALVRATVRALPTGSGVVYRAGPGVGTVTRPGLPLDVGEPAINPVPRQLIREHLARVAEAHRGPGATADVEVTISVDHGEEIARSTWNPRLGILGGLSILGTTGIVVPYSCSAWIDSIRRGVDVARAAGRRHVAGCTGSTSEKVAVALHHLPEDALLDMGDFAGAVLKYIRRHPVDRLTICGGFAKLSKLAAGHLDLHSARSQVDKGFLAELARRGGADEALAEAVAGANTGLAALQLCTAAGVPLGDLVAATARDESLAVLRGAPVAVDVICIDRAGLVVGRAEPRGPGA; encoded by the coding sequence GTGGGTGAAACGCAACCGAAGGGTACGGGAGGCCGCAGCGCACAGCTCGCGCACACCGGGCTGCGGCACGGGTGGACCACCGGGGCGTGCGCCACCGCGGCCGGCACGGCCGCCTACACCGCGCTGTTGAGCGGCGAGTTCCCGGACCCGGTCACCATCACGCTGCCGAAGGGGCAGACGCCGGCCTTCGCGCTCGCCGTCGAGGAGCTGACCGCCGCCGGAACGGGACCCGCCACCGCCATGGCCGGGGTGGTGAAGGACGCCGGGGACGATCCCGACGTGACGCACGGGGCACTGGTGCGCGCCACGGTGCGGGCGCTGCCGACCGGGAGCGGCGTGGTCTACCGGGCAGGTCCCGGCGTGGGCACGGTCACCCGTCCTGGACTCCCGCTGGACGTCGGCGAACCCGCCATCAATCCCGTACCGCGCCAACTGATCCGGGAGCATCTGGCGCGCGTCGCGGAGGCGCACCGGGGACCCGGCGCGACCGCGGACGTCGAGGTCACGATCTCCGTCGACCACGGCGAGGAGATCGCGCGCAGCACCTGGAATCCGCGCCTGGGCATCCTGGGCGGACTGTCGATCCTGGGGACGACCGGGATCGTCGTGCCGTACTCCTGCTCGGCGTGGATCGACTCGATCCGGCGCGGGGTCGACGTGGCCCGGGCCGCGGGCCGGCGGCACGTCGCCGGCTGCACCGGCTCGACGTCGGAGAAGGTCGCGGTCGCCCTGCACCACCTGCCGGAGGACGCGCTGCTCGACATGGGGGACTTCGCGGGGGCGGTGCTCAAGTACATCCGCCGCCATCCCGTCGACCGGCTGACGATCTGCGGCGGCTTCGCCAAGCTCTCCAAGTTGGCGGCCGGGCACCTGGACCTGCACTCGGCGCGGTCCCAGGTGGACAAGGGCTTTCTGGCCGAGCTGGCCCGGCGCGGCGGTGCCGACGAGGCGCTGGCGGAGGCGGTGGCCGGCGCCAACACCGGCCTCGCGGCACTCCAGTTGTGCACGGCGGCCGGCGTTCCGCTGGGCGATCTGGTGGCGGCCACGGCCCGGGACGAGTCGCTGGCCGTCCTGCGCGGCGCGCCGGTCGCGGTCGACGTCATCTGCATCGACCGGGCGGGACTGGTGGTGGGCCGGGCGGAGCCACGGGGGCCGGGTGCCTAG
- a CDS encoding cobalt-precorrin-6A reductase: MSSAPVHDPVRHVVILGGTTEARRLAAALVTEPAVRVTSSLAGRVAAPRLPAGEVRIGGFGGPEGLARWLREHAVDALIDATHPFAGTISFHAARAAACAHVPLLALRRPGWGAQPGDVWHPVPTLAEAAAALPALGGRVFLTTGRMGLAHFAHLTDQWFLVRSVDAPEAPHPPRMTALLDRGPFTLDGERELLRRHRIDVLVTKDSGAAATAPKLAAAREAGVPVVVVQRPPVPEGVPVAAEPAAAVEWVRALLG; this comes from the coding sequence ATGTCGTCCGCACCCGTCCATGACCCCGTCCGCCATGTGGTGATCCTCGGCGGCACCACGGAGGCCCGCCGGCTGGCCGCGGCGTTGGTGACGGAGCCGGCGGTGCGGGTGACGAGTTCACTGGCCGGTCGGGTGGCGGCGCCGCGGCTGCCCGCCGGAGAGGTGCGGATCGGTGGGTTCGGCGGCCCCGAGGGCCTGGCCCGCTGGCTGCGGGAGCACGCGGTGGACGCGCTCATCGACGCCACCCATCCTTTCGCCGGCACGATCAGTTTCCACGCGGCCCGGGCCGCCGCCTGTGCCCATGTTCCCCTGCTGGCGCTGCGCCGCCCCGGCTGGGGCGCGCAACCCGGCGACGTCTGGCACCCGGTCCCCACCCTCGCCGAGGCCGCCGCCGCCCTGCCCGCGCTCGGCGGCCGGGTCTTCCTGACCACCGGCCGGATGGGTCTGGCGCACTTCGCCCACCTCACGGACCAGTGGTTCCTGGTCAGGTCGGTGGACGCGCCCGAGGCACCGCACCCGCCCCGGATGACCGCGCTCCTGGACCGCGGCCCGTTCACCCTCGACGGGGAACGGGAGTTGCTGCGCCGCCACCGCATCGACGTCCTGGTGACGAAGGACAGCGGCGCCGCGGCGACCGCACCCAAGCTGGCCGCCGCCCGGGAGGCCGGGGTGCCGGTGGTGGTCGTCCAGCGGCCACCGGTTCCGGAGGGCGTGCCGGTGGCCGCGGAACCGGCCGCGGCGGTGGAGTGGGTGCGGGCGCTGCTCGGCTGA